In Ferroplasma sp., a single window of DNA contains:
- a CDS encoding DegT/DnrJ/EryC1/StrS family aminotransferase codes for MIIKFQNFNRLYNDLKLELDTSYFETMSSGYYILGSKLKEFENNFSKFVESKYCIGVASGLDALTIALKSLNLEKGSEVIVPANTYIATFIAIIRAGYVPIPVDADIRTLQIDANLIPHKITEKTRVIMPVHLYYQTPDMDVINEIAKENNLRVITDAAQGHGAKYKGKVVGSLAEAECFSFYPTKNLGAIGDAGCIATDNDNINYNSKLLRNYGEKENYVSYLIGYNSRLDEIQAGFLNAKLKYLNKWNERRRYIADRYLNEIHNKRIVLPEIADYATPNWYIFPIFSEQRERIKSELQKKGIMSIIHYPVPPYLQPALKYLKYDINSLVNSSKIADTELSIPIDPYLNEDEISYVIDSINNI; via the coding sequence GTGATAATTAAGTTTCAAAATTTTAATAGGCTTTATAATGATTTAAAGCTTGAATTGGATACTAGTTATTTTGAAACAATGTCTTCGGGCTACTATATTCTTGGAAGTAAACTAAAAGAATTTGAGAATAATTTTTCTAAGTTTGTTGAATCCAAATATTGCATTGGTGTGGCATCCGGTTTGGATGCTTTAACCATCGCCTTAAAATCGTTGAACTTAGAAAAAGGAAGTGAGGTTATAGTACCGGCAAATACATATATAGCTACGTTTATTGCCATTATCAGAGCTGGTTATGTTCCTATACCGGTAGATGCAGACATAAGGACACTACAGATAGATGCCAATTTGATACCACATAAAATTACGGAGAAAACACGTGTAATCATGCCCGTGCATTTATATTACCAGACTCCAGATATGGATGTTATCAATGAAATCGCAAAAGAAAATAATTTAAGGGTTATTACAGATGCAGCACAAGGCCACGGGGCAAAATATAAAGGTAAAGTTGTAGGCTCACTTGCAGAGGCTGAATGTTTTAGCTTTTACCCAACAAAAAATTTGGGTGCTATTGGCGATGCTGGATGTATTGCTACAGATAATGATAATATTAATTATAATTCGAAATTGCTGAGGAACTATGGTGAGAAGGAGAATTATGTAAGCTATTTAATTGGTTATAATTCTAGGCTAGATGAAATTCAGGCAGGTTTCTTAAACGCAAAGCTAAAATATCTCAATAAATGGAATGAAAGGCGTAGGTATATAGCTGATAGATATTTAAATGAAATACATAATAAAAGAATCGTTTTGCCAGAGATAGCAGATTATGCAACCCCAAACTGGTATATCTTCCCCATATTTTCTGAACAAAGGGAACGTATAAAATCGGAACTTCAAAAAAAAGGTATTATGTCCATAATACATTATCCTGTGCCACCTTACTTGCAACCTGCATTAAAATATTTGAAGTATGATATCAATTCCCTAGTAAACAGTTCTAAAATTGCAGACACAGAATTAAGTATTCCAATAGACCCGTATTTAAATGAAGATGAGATTAGTTATGTTATTGATTCTATAAATAATATATAA
- a CDS encoding transposase — MHYEVYIPSGETENIRSLVRYRHSLGEELTLKKNKIHALLTSYGVIIKATDPFGKKGLKEIENNYSNLNYSDRIVLRSLLNDISFIKIRERKIEVELSKIAVNNSNIKLLMTIPGINYHSACGIYSEIGDISRFKNREKFASYTGLIPKEYSSGERVVKGHITKHAPSILRFFLTEISHIVIKYTKKFRSKYLSIVRRLGKKRSIIAIILAETIFTMLKNKTGYIDYERDKTGLKILIMPILIDWKALQ; from the coding sequence ATGCATTATGAGGTATACATTCCATCAGGGGAAACAGAGAATATCAGATCATTGGTTAGATACAGGCATTCACTTGGAGAAGAGTTAACTTTAAAGAAGAATAAAATACATGCATTGTTAACATCATACGGAGTAATAATAAAAGCTACAGACCCGTTCGGTAAGAAGGGATTAAAGGAAATAGAGAATAATTACAGCAATCTTAATTATTCTGATAGAATAGTTTTAAGATCATTATTAAATGATATATCATTTATAAAAATAAGGGAAAGGAAAATAGAAGTAGAATTATCAAAGATAGCTGTAAACAATAGCAATATAAAATTATTGATGACAATTCCAGGAATCAATTATCACTCTGCATGTGGAATATACTCTGAAATAGGGGATATCTCAAGATTTAAGAACAGGGAGAAGTTTGCATCATATACCGGTTTAATACCTAAGGAATACTCTTCAGGTGAGAGGGTAGTAAAAGGCCATATAACAAAGCACGCACCGTCAATATTGAGGTTCTTCCTAACAGAAATATCGCATATTGTAATAAAATATACAAAGAAGTTCAGATCCAAGTATCTCAGCATTGTAAGAAGATTGGGAAAGAAGAGGTCAATAATAGCAATAATATTAGCAGAAACAATATTTACCATGCTTAAAAATAAAACAGGTTACATTGACTATGAGAGAGATAAAACAGGTCTAAAAATATTGATTATGCCTATTTTGATAGATTGGAAAGCCTTGCAATAA